The window CCACCATCCCCGCTTTCTCGGCGTGCGCCGGGCCTACGAGTCGCACACCACGCCGGTCGAGGGCGGCGACGTGCTGTTGCTCGCGCCTGGAGTGGTGGCCATCGGCGTGGGGGAGCGCACCACCCCGGCTGGCGCGGAGGCATTGGCGCGCAGCCTGTTCGACGACGAACTGGCCCACACTGTCCTGGCCGTGCCGATCGCGCAGGAGCGTGCCCAGATGCACCTCGATACGGTGTGCACGATGGTCGATGTGGACGCGGTCGTGATGTGCCCGGCGATCAAGGATTCGCTGTCCGCCTTCACCATCAAGCGCACGCCCGACGGTGTGACGATCCTCGACGAAGCGCCGTTCGTCAAGGCCGCCGCCGAAGCGATGGGCGTCGACCGACTGCGCGTCATCGACACCGGACTGGACCCGGTGACCGCCGAACGCAAGCAGTGGGACCACGGCGACAACACCCTCGCGCTCGCCCCCGGCGTGGTCGTCGCCTACGAGCACAACACCGAAACCAATACGCGGCTGCAGGATTCGGGCATCGAGGTGCTGCCGATCGCCGCATCTGAGCTCGGTACCGGGCGCGGCGGGCCACGGTGCATGTCGTGCCCGGTCGCCCGGGACGCGCTGTGACCGATCTGCTCATCGACGGGACGCTGGCCGTCACCGGCGGCTCGGGGACCTTCGCCACCGAGGATCAGCTCCAGCGCCTGGGCCGCCGAGGTCGCGGTGTGGGGGCGCCGAAGCTCAGTGCCGAATCAAGTTTGGCGGCAACGGGATCCACGGCCATGATTGTGGTCGCCCCGTTGATCCGTGCCCCCTGAACGGCGGCGATGCCGATTCCCCGCTCCTCATCAGCCCGATCGTATCCTGGCGATCAGTCGACCGGCTGATACCCGTTCGGGTTCATCTGCTGGAAGCGCCAGGCGTCGCGGGAGATGTCGGCCACGGTGAAGCGCGGTCGCCACGACCAGCTGGTCTGCGCCAAGGCGGTGTCGGCGACCAGCTCCGGCACGCCTACCGCCAGCTGGGCAGCCAGATCTCCATGTTCCACGTCGACTGCGAAATCGGAATGCCGGTCAGGATCGGATACATCCAGGCGAAGTTGGTGATGACCAGGGCGATGTAGCCGCTGACCACGATCAGCCCCAGGGTCCGTCGCTCGGTGTTCTGATTCGGGGCGTGCAGGATCTCACCGAGGATCAGTGCGATCGCCATCACCAGGAATGCCGCCATCGGCACCGCGTAGAAGAAGTACATCTGCCGGTCGATGTCGGCGAACCACGGCAGGAAGCCTGCGCAATACCCGGTGAGCACCACCGCGAAGCGCCAGTCGCGGCGCACGAACGCCCGCCATCCCGAGTAGATCAGGACCGGTACCGCCAGCCACCACATCGCGGGCGTGCCCACCAGCATGACGGCCTTCACACACGAGGTCGCCCCGCAGCCGGGCACGTTCTGGTTGTCGATCGCGTACAGCACCGGCCGCAGCGACATCGGCCATGTCCACGGCTTGGACTCCCACGGATGATGGTTGCCGGCCGAGTTCGTCAGCGTCGAGTGGAAGTGATACGCCTTGTACGTGTAGTGCCACAGCGACCGGATCGCGTCGGGCGGCTGGAACCACCGCCGCTCGCCGATCGACTGGCCCACCTCGTAGCGGTTGACCGCCGTCTCCGAGGAGAACCACGGCGCGTACGACGCCAGGTACACCGCGAACGGGATCACCGCGAAGACATACGCGCTCGGCCCGAGGTCGTGCCGGAGCACCCCGAACCACGGCCGCGGCACCCGGTAGGCGCGGCGCGCCGCGACGTCGAACGCCAGCGACATCGCGCCGAAGAACACGATGTAGTACAGCCCCGACCACTTGGTCGCGAAAGCCAGGCCCAGCAGCACGCCCGCCGCGAATCGCCACCACCGCACGCCAAGCCGCGGACCCCATGGCGTCTCGGCGATGCGGCCCTCCAGCAGGGCGTTGTGCATGCGCTCGCGGACCTGATCGCGGTCGACGATCAGCGCGCCGAAGGCCGCGACCACGAAGAACGTCAGGAAGCTGTCCAGCAGCGCGGTGCGGGCCGCGACGAAGCTGACGCCGTCGGCGATGAGAAGCAACCCGGCGATCGCGCCGAGCATCGTCGACCGGCTGATGCGACGCACGATCCGGACTACCAGCGCCACCAGCAGCACGCCCAGCACCGCGCTGCTGAACCGCCAGCCCACGCCGGTGTAGCCGAACAGTGCCTCGCCGATCGCGATGAGCTGCTTGCCGACCGGCGGGTGCACCACCAGGCCGAAGCCCGGGTTGTCCTCGACGCCGTAGTTGTACAGCAGCTGCCAGGCCTGCGGCGCGTAGTGCTTCTCGTCGAAGATCGGTGTACCCGCGTCGGTGGGCGAGCCGAGGTTCATCAGGCGGGTCAGCGCGGCCAGCGCGGCGACGATCGCGGTCGCGGCCCAGCCCTCGATGCGGTCGGTCGGGCCGAAGTCGGCGACCGGCACCAGCGGCGCGGGGCTGATGACGGGGACCCCGCGCGGGTGCGCGTCGAGGTCGTCGGCGGTAGCAGTCATCGATGTCGATCGTAGGGTGTGGCTGTGCCGATCCCCGAGTCGCTTCGCTCCTACCCGCCGGAGCCCACTGGCCGACTCCTGCTCGGTGCCACGCCGCTGGGCCAGCCTTCCGATGCCT is drawn from Candidatus Mycolicibacterium alkanivorans and contains these coding sequences:
- a CDS encoding dolichyl-phosphate-mannose--protein mannosyltransferase, giving the protein MTATADDLDAHPRGVPVISPAPLVPVADFGPTDRIEGWAATAIVAALAALTRLMNLGSPTDAGTPIFDEKHYAPQAWQLLYNYGVEDNPGFGLVVHPPVGKQLIAIGEALFGYTGVGWRFSSAVLGVLLVALVVRIVRRISRSTMLGAIAGLLLIADGVSFVAARTALLDSFLTFFVVAAFGALIVDRDQVRERMHNALLEGRIAETPWGPRLGVRWWRFAAGVLLGLAFATKWSGLYYIVFFGAMSLAFDVAARRAYRVPRPWFGVLRHDLGPSAYVFAVIPFAVYLASYAPWFSSETAVNRYEVGQSIGERRWFQPPDAIRSLWHYTYKAYHFHSTLTNSAGNHHPWESKPWTWPMSLRPVLYAIDNQNVPGCGATSCVKAVMLVGTPAMWWLAVPVLIYSGWRAFVRRDWRFAVVLTGYCAGFLPWFADIDRQMYFFYAVPMAAFLVMAIALILGEILHAPNQNTERRTLGLIVVSGYIALVITNFAWMYPILTGIPISQSTWNMEIWLPSWR
- the arcA gene encoding arginine deiminase, whose amino-acid sequence is MLGTNSEVGTLRVVILHRPGAELQRLTPRTNDKLPFDGLPWVSRAQEEHDAFADLLRSRGVEVLLMSDLLTEALDSGAARMQGIAAAVDARRLGLPLAQELSAYLRGLQPPELAPLLTAGMTFTELPSSAKADTSLVRRMHHGGDFVIDPLPNLLFTRDSSFWFGPRVAITSLALPARSRETSLTDLIYAHHPRFLGVRRAYESHTTPVEGGDVLLLAPGVVAIGVGERTTPAGAEALARSLFDDELAHTVLAVPIAQERAQMHLDTVCTMVDVDAVVMCPAIKDSLSAFTIKRTPDGVTILDEAPFVKAAAEAMGVDRLRVIDTGLDPVTAERKQWDHGDNTLALAPGVVVAYEHNTETNTRLQDSGIEVLPIAASELGTGRGGPRCMSCPVARDAL